Proteins co-encoded in one Medicago truncatula cultivar Jemalong A17 chromosome 8, MtrunA17r5.0-ANR, whole genome shotgun sequence genomic window:
- the LOC11443110 gene encoding uncharacterized protein isoform X3 produces the protein MISDVLSERVLYSWQGKDIERKVIVITSILPEDVNFVMQKSLTDAADRCVSVDFAVFQPKSSHLIDSRENINNFRRSISHLDNCSVQTYITDFRSFNGLVKRWLQVLKDDMDKPLLARLIFKDDLLDSVNHIFCNLLPPVNPITNSISQCQTCRCHGIPLDDAGKKLNMFSCSVTGSNLETCDVNENSVCLGGKTILFLPSFHNSLKLLPIYSPINVTVTERINLASLDEGLIMGASFVVTPSPYHVIETNSDDTDQSDMNAQLFQGLSSILHSMDQGLICSSNCDLETMTEAPYHCYYILQPSDNGPMLMRRIAGAEEVKQSPDYPLIDPSVNKDVENSVQACLLKIDLTDYDPLLHERGFHQKLNVLVKESLKLGSVFPKMDGAFSELSSTRQPSSEVIGRAESATNVIGVDEGTLSMDITDQDDRTMAYITEEWKQLVVSEEPKLYSPSCIPKAKLDQSSISPRNGIRQLDKETSRILERLEVPRPSKGKKASPVSNESCMKNIAVPTKKPLIPFLPTQNTEQVIVGSQLMKPNFQRQKRKQR, from the exons ATGATTTCGGATGTTTTAAGCGAACGAGTATTGTACTCTTGGCAAGGTAAAGATATTGAGAGAAAAGTCATAGTCATAACTTCGATCTTGCCTGAAGATGTGAATTTTGTAATGCAAAAGAGCCTCACG GATGCTGCAGATAGATGTGTTTCGGTTGATTTTGCTGTATTTCAGCCGAAGTCAAGCCATCTGATTGATTCACGTGAAAACATTAACAATTTTCGCCGTTCCATTTCTCATCTCGATAATTGCTCAGTTCAGACCTACATCACAG ATTTCAGATCGTTCAACGGCCTGGTTAAAAGATGGCTGCAGGTTTTGAAAGATGACATGGACAAGCCCCTGCTAGCACGTCTCATTTTCAAGGACGATCTTTTAGATTCTGTGAACCATATATTCTGCAACCTGCTTCCACCCGTCAATCCAATAACCAACAGCATCAGTCAATGTCAG ACATGTAGATGCCATGGCATTCCTTTAGATGATGCTGGAAAAAAACTCAACATGTTTTCCTGTTCAGTCACTGGCTCCAATCTGGAAACATGTGATGTTAATGAAAACTCTGTTTGTCTTGGGGGGAAAACTATTCTGTTTCTTCCCTCATTCCATAATTCCCTGAAGCTCCTGCCAATTTATTCTCCAATCAACGTAACTGTTACTGAGAGGATAAACTTGGCATCTCTTGATGAAG GTCTAATAATGGGGGCTTCATTTGTTGTGACTCCATCCCCTTATCATGTGATTGAAACCAATTCCGATGATACTGATCAGTCAGACATGAATGCTCAAC TTTTTCAAGGCCTTTCTAGCATTCTACATTCAATGGACCAGGGTTTGATATGTTCTTCAAATTGTGATTTAGAAACAATGACAGAGGCTCCTTATCATTGTTACTACATTCTTCAGCCATCAGATAATGGACCAATGCTTATGAGG CGCATTGCTGGGGCAGAAGAAGTCAAACAAAGTCCTGACTATCCATTAATTGATCCATCGGTCAATAAGGATGTAGAGAACTCTGTTCAAGCCTGTTTGCTAAAG ATTGATCTAACAGACTATGATCCACTGTTACATGAAAGAGGCTTTCATCAAAAACTAAATGTGCTTGTTAAAGAAAGCCTAAAATTGGG GTCAGTATTTCCCAAAATGGACGGTGCATTTTCTGAACTAAGCTCTACTCGACAACCTTCATCAGAGGTGATTGGGAGAGCAGAATCAGCAACTAATGTCATTGGTGTGGATGAGGGAACTTTGTCCATGGATATTACGGACCAAGATGACAGAACCATGGCCTATATTACAGAAGAGTGGAAGCAATTGGTTGTGAGCGAAGAGCCCAAGTTGTACTCTCCATCTTGTATCCCCAAAGCCAAGTTGGATCAATCAAGTATATCACCACGAAATGGCATTAGACAGCTAGACAAGGAAACTTCAAGGATTTTGGAGAGATTGGAGGTTCCAAGGCCATCGAAAGGAAAGAAGGCCTCTCCTGTTTCAAATGAAAGTTGTATGAAAAATATAGCTGTGCCCACAAAGAAGCCTCTAATACCATTCCTGCCAACTCAAAATACTGAACAAGTCATAGTTGGCAGCCAGTTAATGAAACCAAATTTCCAGAGgcagaaaagaaaacaaagatga
- the LOC11443110 gene encoding uncharacterized protein isoform X1, which translates to MVQLCFVLDLRTLAPPLLGDLKQSLLQLANFYAISNSSLSSRKSDTLSDKIGLCYVVKNRLSSSDELMIAYRPVGNFNLRDFHHAVNNLPSDAFLPDIDTVSDVMISDVLSERVLYSWQGKDIERKVIVITSILPEDVNFVMQKSLTDAADRCVSVDFAVFQPKSSHLIDSRENINNFRRSISHLDNCSVQTYITDFRSFNGLVKRWLQVLKDDMDKPLLARLIFKDDLLDSVNHIFCNLLPPVNPITNSISQCQTCRCHGIPLDDAGKKLNMFSCSVTGSNLETCDVNENSVCLGGKTILFLPSFHNSLKLLPIYSPINVTVTERINLASLDEGLIMGASFVVTPSPYHVIETNSDDTDQSDMNAQLFQGLSSILHSMDQGLICSSNCDLETMTEAPYHCYYILQPSDNGPMLMRRIAGAEEVKQSPDYPLIDPSVNKDVENSVQACLLKIDLTDYDPLLHERGFHQKLNVLVKESLKLGSVFPKMDGAFSELSSTRQPSSEVIGRAESATNVIGVDEGTLSMDITDQDDRTMAYITEEWKQLVVSEEPKLYSPSCIPKAKLDQSSISPRNGIRQLDKETSRILERLEVPRPSKGKKASPVSNESCMKNIAVPTKKPLIPFLPTQNTEQVIVGSQLMKPNFQRQKRKQR; encoded by the exons ATGGTTCAACTGTGTTTCGTTCTCGATCTCCGAACCTTGGCACCGCCATTGCTAGGAGACCTAAAGCAG TCGCTACTTCAACTCGCTAATTTCTACGCCATTTCGAATTCGTCTTTGTCTTCGCGCAAATCTGATACTCTCAGTGATAAGATCGGTTTGTGTTACGTTGTGAAGAATCGTTTATCTTCTTCCGATGAG TTGATGATTGCGTACCGTCCCGTGGGAAATTTCAACCTACGCGATTTCCATCACGCTGTTAACAACCTGCCGTCAGATGCCTTTCTGCCTGATATAGATACCGTATCCG ATGTAATGATTTCGGATGTTTTAAGCGAACGAGTATTGTACTCTTGGCAAGGTAAAGATATTGAGAGAAAAGTCATAGTCATAACTTCGATCTTGCCTGAAGATGTGAATTTTGTAATGCAAAAGAGCCTCACG GATGCTGCAGATAGATGTGTTTCGGTTGATTTTGCTGTATTTCAGCCGAAGTCAAGCCATCTGATTGATTCACGTGAAAACATTAACAATTTTCGCCGTTCCATTTCTCATCTCGATAATTGCTCAGTTCAGACCTACATCACAG ATTTCAGATCGTTCAACGGCCTGGTTAAAAGATGGCTGCAGGTTTTGAAAGATGACATGGACAAGCCCCTGCTAGCACGTCTCATTTTCAAGGACGATCTTTTAGATTCTGTGAACCATATATTCTGCAACCTGCTTCCACCCGTCAATCCAATAACCAACAGCATCAGTCAATGTCAG ACATGTAGATGCCATGGCATTCCTTTAGATGATGCTGGAAAAAAACTCAACATGTTTTCCTGTTCAGTCACTGGCTCCAATCTGGAAACATGTGATGTTAATGAAAACTCTGTTTGTCTTGGGGGGAAAACTATTCTGTTTCTTCCCTCATTCCATAATTCCCTGAAGCTCCTGCCAATTTATTCTCCAATCAACGTAACTGTTACTGAGAGGATAAACTTGGCATCTCTTGATGAAG GTCTAATAATGGGGGCTTCATTTGTTGTGACTCCATCCCCTTATCATGTGATTGAAACCAATTCCGATGATACTGATCAGTCAGACATGAATGCTCAAC TTTTTCAAGGCCTTTCTAGCATTCTACATTCAATGGACCAGGGTTTGATATGTTCTTCAAATTGTGATTTAGAAACAATGACAGAGGCTCCTTATCATTGTTACTACATTCTTCAGCCATCAGATAATGGACCAATGCTTATGAGG CGCATTGCTGGGGCAGAAGAAGTCAAACAAAGTCCTGACTATCCATTAATTGATCCATCGGTCAATAAGGATGTAGAGAACTCTGTTCAAGCCTGTTTGCTAAAG ATTGATCTAACAGACTATGATCCACTGTTACATGAAAGAGGCTTTCATCAAAAACTAAATGTGCTTGTTAAAGAAAGCCTAAAATTGGG GTCAGTATTTCCCAAAATGGACGGTGCATTTTCTGAACTAAGCTCTACTCGACAACCTTCATCAGAGGTGATTGGGAGAGCAGAATCAGCAACTAATGTCATTGGTGTGGATGAGGGAACTTTGTCCATGGATATTACGGACCAAGATGACAGAACCATGGCCTATATTACAGAAGAGTGGAAGCAATTGGTTGTGAGCGAAGAGCCCAAGTTGTACTCTCCATCTTGTATCCCCAAAGCCAAGTTGGATCAATCAAGTATATCACCACGAAATGGCATTAGACAGCTAGACAAGGAAACTTCAAGGATTTTGGAGAGATTGGAGGTTCCAAGGCCATCGAAAGGAAAGAAGGCCTCTCCTGTTTCAAATGAAAGTTGTATGAAAAATATAGCTGTGCCCACAAAGAAGCCTCTAATACCATTCCTGCCAACTCAAAATACTGAACAAGTCATAGTTGGCAGCCAGTTAATGAAACCAAATTTCCAGAGgcagaaaagaaaacaaagatga
- the LOC11443110 gene encoding uncharacterized protein isoform X2: protein MVQLCFVLDLRTLAPPLLGDLKQSLLQLANFYAISNSSLSSRKSDTLSDKIGLCYVVKNRLSSSDELMIAYRPVGNFNLRDFHHAVNNLPSDAFLPDIDTVSDVMISDVLSERVLYSWQGKDIERKVIVITSILPEDVNFVMQKSLTDAADRCVSVDFAVFQPKSSHLIDSRENINNFRRSISHLDNCSVQTYITDFRSFNGLVKRWLQVLKDDMDKPLLARLIFKDDLLDSVNHIFCNLLPPVNPITNSISQCQTCRCHGIPLDDAGKKLNMFSCSVTGSNLETCDVNENSVCLGGKTILFLPSFHNSLKLLPIYSPINVTVTERINLASLDEVFQGLSSILHSMDQGLICSSNCDLETMTEAPYHCYYILQPSDNGPMLMRRIAGAEEVKQSPDYPLIDPSVNKDVENSVQACLLKIDLTDYDPLLHERGFHQKLNVLVKESLKLGSVFPKMDGAFSELSSTRQPSSEVIGRAESATNVIGVDEGTLSMDITDQDDRTMAYITEEWKQLVVSEEPKLYSPSCIPKAKLDQSSISPRNGIRQLDKETSRILERLEVPRPSKGKKASPVSNESCMKNIAVPTKKPLIPFLPTQNTEQVIVGSQLMKPNFQRQKRKQR, encoded by the exons ATGGTTCAACTGTGTTTCGTTCTCGATCTCCGAACCTTGGCACCGCCATTGCTAGGAGACCTAAAGCAG TCGCTACTTCAACTCGCTAATTTCTACGCCATTTCGAATTCGTCTTTGTCTTCGCGCAAATCTGATACTCTCAGTGATAAGATCGGTTTGTGTTACGTTGTGAAGAATCGTTTATCTTCTTCCGATGAG TTGATGATTGCGTACCGTCCCGTGGGAAATTTCAACCTACGCGATTTCCATCACGCTGTTAACAACCTGCCGTCAGATGCCTTTCTGCCTGATATAGATACCGTATCCG ATGTAATGATTTCGGATGTTTTAAGCGAACGAGTATTGTACTCTTGGCAAGGTAAAGATATTGAGAGAAAAGTCATAGTCATAACTTCGATCTTGCCTGAAGATGTGAATTTTGTAATGCAAAAGAGCCTCACG GATGCTGCAGATAGATGTGTTTCGGTTGATTTTGCTGTATTTCAGCCGAAGTCAAGCCATCTGATTGATTCACGTGAAAACATTAACAATTTTCGCCGTTCCATTTCTCATCTCGATAATTGCTCAGTTCAGACCTACATCACAG ATTTCAGATCGTTCAACGGCCTGGTTAAAAGATGGCTGCAGGTTTTGAAAGATGACATGGACAAGCCCCTGCTAGCACGTCTCATTTTCAAGGACGATCTTTTAGATTCTGTGAACCATATATTCTGCAACCTGCTTCCACCCGTCAATCCAATAACCAACAGCATCAGTCAATGTCAG ACATGTAGATGCCATGGCATTCCTTTAGATGATGCTGGAAAAAAACTCAACATGTTTTCCTGTTCAGTCACTGGCTCCAATCTGGAAACATGTGATGTTAATGAAAACTCTGTTTGTCTTGGGGGGAAAACTATTCTGTTTCTTCCCTCATTCCATAATTCCCTGAAGCTCCTGCCAATTTATTCTCCAATCAACGTAACTGTTACTGAGAGGATAAACTTGGCATCTCTTGATGAAG TTTTTCAAGGCCTTTCTAGCATTCTACATTCAATGGACCAGGGTTTGATATGTTCTTCAAATTGTGATTTAGAAACAATGACAGAGGCTCCTTATCATTGTTACTACATTCTTCAGCCATCAGATAATGGACCAATGCTTATGAGG CGCATTGCTGGGGCAGAAGAAGTCAAACAAAGTCCTGACTATCCATTAATTGATCCATCGGTCAATAAGGATGTAGAGAACTCTGTTCAAGCCTGTTTGCTAAAG ATTGATCTAACAGACTATGATCCACTGTTACATGAAAGAGGCTTTCATCAAAAACTAAATGTGCTTGTTAAAGAAAGCCTAAAATTGGG GTCAGTATTTCCCAAAATGGACGGTGCATTTTCTGAACTAAGCTCTACTCGACAACCTTCATCAGAGGTGATTGGGAGAGCAGAATCAGCAACTAATGTCATTGGTGTGGATGAGGGAACTTTGTCCATGGATATTACGGACCAAGATGACAGAACCATGGCCTATATTACAGAAGAGTGGAAGCAATTGGTTGTGAGCGAAGAGCCCAAGTTGTACTCTCCATCTTGTATCCCCAAAGCCAAGTTGGATCAATCAAGTATATCACCACGAAATGGCATTAGACAGCTAGACAAGGAAACTTCAAGGATTTTGGAGAGATTGGAGGTTCCAAGGCCATCGAAAGGAAAGAAGGCCTCTCCTGTTTCAAATGAAAGTTGTATGAAAAATATAGCTGTGCCCACAAAGAAGCCTCTAATACCATTCCTGCCAACTCAAAATACTGAACAAGTCATAGTTGGCAGCCAGTTAATGAAACCAAATTTCCAGAGgcagaaaagaaaacaaagatga